One window of the Salvia splendens isolate huo1 chromosome 1, SspV2, whole genome shotgun sequence genome contains the following:
- the LOC121757077 gene encoding clustered mitochondria protein-like, with protein sequence MAGKSNKGKNRKGSQQSVVNPTELPVSSDAPLGNSSTALEANGGKSLSETIEANPEVKEVDGASEQPQGKQAEVHLYPVPVRTQGGEKLELQLSPGDSVMDVRQFLLDAPETCFMTCYDLLLHTKEGSAHHLEDYNEISEVADITSGSCFLEMVAALYDDRSIRAHVHRTRELLSLLTLHSSLSTTLALQHETGQNAANNKADAVKAEVPELENLGFMENVTSSLNSLLSSPSKEIKCVESIVFSSFNPPPSYRRLSGDLIYLDVATLEGNKYCVTGTTKTFYVNSSAGNILDPRPNKAATEATTLVGLLQKISPKFKKAFREILERKASAHPFENVQSLLPPNTWLGLYPLPEHKRDAARAENSLTLSFGSELIGMQRDWNEELQACWEFPHATHQERILRDRALYKVITDFVDAATSGAIGVISRCIPPINPTDPECFHMYVHNNIFFSFAVDADLEQLAQRRANEEILSQAGLSGSSVPLAGTVNGTQTSPDVPAEAQLPESEQATYASANNDLKGTKAFQEADVPGLYNLAMAIIDYRGHRVVAQSVLPGILQGDKSDSLLYGSVDNGKKICWSEDFHTKVLEASKRLHLKEHTVLDGSGNAVKLAAPVECKGIVGSDDRHYLLDLMRVTPRDANFSGPDSRFCILRQELITAFCHAEAGDKLSSGCESHEENTVTSDSLGANNEEESLKSEENALSATSDAQLQDTGDGVKQNIQECGCHSNKKDATKDILFNPNVFTEFKLAGNPEEIAADEENVRKASLYLKEVALPKFIHDLCTLEVSPMDGQTLTEALHAHGINVRYIGKVAEGTRHMPHMWDLCSNEIVIRSAKHVIKDALRDTEDHDIAHAISHFLNCFAGMVQVVSAKGVANSLHTKSHKKGQSGHHASGKSSKAQAKSKSGSYVKKKQSLFLSFTTESLWADIQEFAKLKYQFELPEDARNQVKKISVIRNLCQKVGMTIAARKYDFSAATPFQVSDILNVQPVVKHSIPICSEAKDLVETGKVQLGEGMLSEAYVIFSEAFTILQQVTGPMHREVANCCRYLAMVLYHAGDMAGAIMQQHKELIINERCLGLDHPDTAHSYGNMALFYHGLNQTELALRHMSRALLLLGLSSGPDHPDVAATFINVAMMYQDIGKMDTALRYLQEALKKNERLLGEEHIQTAVCYHALAIAFNCMGAFKLSHQHEKKTYDILLKQLGEDDSRTKDSQNWMKTFKMRELQVNAQKQKGQALNPTSAQKAIDIIKAHPDLLQAFQAAAVAGSSSNANVAGKKAFNGVGVGESFPRARGLDERAKKKAAAKALLVRRHGSPAQASPSGPPPPPPPSDGAVNEAANGGKKETNQTSNGVLSSEGHDTKSGQQDQGPVGLGTGLAALDAKKLKTKSKAKAASAAAESSN encoded by the exons ATGGCGGGAAAGTCGAATAAGGGAAAGAACCGTAAAGGGTCGCAGCAAAGTGTTGTGAATCCAACAGAACTGCCTGTCTCTTCCGATGCTCCCTTAGGTAATAGCTCCACTGCTTTAGAGGCTAATGGAGGTAAAAGCTTGAGTGAAACAATTGAAGCAAATCCGGAGGTGAAGGAAGTAGATGGTGCATCTGAGCAGCCTCAAGGGAAGCAAG CTGAGGTTCATTTATATCCTGTTCCTGTGAGAACACAAGGAGGAGAGAAGCTCGAGTTGCAA TTAAGTCCAGGAGATTCTGTAATGGATGTTAGGCAGTTTCTTCTTGATGCCCCAGAGACATGTTTTATGACTTGCTATGACTTGTTACTGCACACAAAAGAAGGTTCCGCTCATCATCTTGAAGATTACAATGAGATCTCTGAGGTTGCAGACATTACTTCTGGTAGCTGCTTCTTGGAAATGGTTGCTG CATTATATGATGATAGATCCATCAGAGCTCATGTTCATCGAACAAGGGAGCTACTTTCTCTTTTGACCTTGCATTCTTCATTATCGACAACACTTGCACTACAACATGAAACTGGCCAAAATGCAGCTAATAATAAAGCAG ATGCTGTGAAAGCTGAAGTGCCAGAACTCGAAAACTTGGGTTTTATGGAGAATGTTACCAGTTCACTCAATAGTTTGCTGTCATCTCCTTCCAAAGAGATCAAATGTGTTGAAAGCATTGTATTCTCTTCGTTTAATCCACCTCCAAGCTACAGAAG GCTTTCGGGCGACTTGATTTATTTGGATGTGGCAACACTGGAAGGAAATAAATATTGCGTTACAGGAACAACAAAAACTTTCTATGTTAACTCCAGCGCTGGGAATATTCTCGACCCAAGGCCAAACAAAGCTGCAACAGAAGCAACAACGCTTGTTGGTCTTCTGCAAAAGATTAGTCCTAAGTTCAAAAAAG CTTTCCGGGAAATTTTGGAGAGAAAGGcctcagcacatccctttgaaAATGTTCAATCTCTGTTGCCTCCAAATACGTGGCTTGGTCTGTATCCTCTCCCAG AACACAAACGTGATGCAGCTAGAGCGGAAAACTCTCTGACGCTTTCTTTTGGAAGTGAATTGATTGGCATGCAAAGAGATTGGAATGAAGAGTTACAGGCTTGCTGGGAATTCCCACATGCTACCCATCAGGAAAG AATACTAAGAGATAGAGCTCTTTACAAAGTTATTACTGATTTTGTCGATGCTGCAACTAGCGGTGCTATTGGAGTGATTAGCAGATGCATCCCACCCATTAATCCAACAGATCCAGAATGCTTTCACAT GTATGTCCATAACAACATATTCTTCAGTTTTGCTGTTGATGCGGACCTTGAGCAGTTGGCCCAAAGGCGGGCAAATGAGGAAATTTTGTCACAGGCAGGTTTGAGTGGATCTTCTGTTCCACTTGCAGGAACTGTAAATGGCACTCAGACTTCCCCCGATGTGCCTGCAGAGGCACAGTTGCCTGAAAGTGAGCAAGCCACATATGCAAGTGCTAATAATGATTTAAAAGGCACAAAGGCCTTCCAGGAAGCTGATGTTCCTGGATTATACAATCTTGCTATGGCCATAATTGATTACAGAGGTCACAGGGTGGTAGCACAG AGTGTGTTGCCTGGAATCCTCCAAGGTGATAAATCAGACTCCCTTCTATATGGTTCTGTTGACAATGGCAAGAAAATTTGCTGGAGCGAAGATTTTCATACCAAG GTACTGGAAGCTTCTAAACGCCTTCATCTAAAGGAGCACACTGTGCTTGACGGATCTGGTAATGCTGTCAAGCTAGCTGCTCCGGTTGAGTGTAAGGGCATTGTTGGCAGCGATGACAG GCACTATCTTCTAGATTTGATGAGGGTCACTCCTCGTGATGCAAACTTCAGCGGCCCTGATTCCAGATTTTGTATTTTGAGGCAAGAACTTATAACTGCCTTTTGCCAT GCTGAGGCAGGTGATAAATTAAGCTCTGGATGTGAATCACATGAAGAGAATACTGTCACTTCAGATTCTTTGGGTGCCAACAATGAAGAAGAATCTTTGAAATCTGAGGAAAATGCATTATCAGCGACAAGTGATGCACAGTTACAG GATACCGGAGATGGTGTAAAGCAGAATATTCAAGAATGTGGTTGCCACTCCAATAAAAAAGATGCAACCAAGGACATACTGTTCAATCCTAATGTCTTTACTGAATTTAAGCTAGCTGGGAATCCTGAG GAGATAGCTGCAGATGAGGAAAATGTGCGGAAAGCAAGTTTATATCTTAAAGAGGTTGCCTTGCCTAAATTCATACATGATCTTTGCACCCTTGAAGTTTCACCTATGGATGGACAAACTTTGACTGAAGCACTTCATGCACATGGCATTAATGTTCGGTATATCGGAAAG GTAGCTGAAGGGACTAGACACATGCCTCATATGTGGGATCTTTGTTCCAATGAGATTGTCATCAGATCTGCTAAGCATGTTATCAAG GATGCCTTAAGAGACACAGAAGATCACGATATTGCGCATGCAATCTCACATTTTCTCAACTGTTTTGCTGGAATGGTTCAGGTCGTTTCTGCCAAAGGTGTTGCAAACAGTCTGCACACTAAAAGCCACAAAAAG GGTCAATCAGGTCATCATGCTTCAGGAAAGTCTTCAAAAGCACAAGCTAAGTCAAAAAGTGGAAGCTATGTGAAAAAGAAGCAGTCCTTGTTTTTGAGCTTTACCACAGAAAGTTTGTGGGCTGATATTCAGGAATTTGCAAAACTCAAATACCAG TTTGAGTTGCCGGAGGATGCAAGGAACCAGGTGAAGAAAATTTCAGTAATACGAAATCTTTGCCAAAAG GTTGGAATGACCATTGCTGCTCGCAAGTATGATTTCAGTGCTGCCACACCTTTCCAAGTTTCAGATATACTGAATGTGCAACCAGTGGTAAAACATTCTATTCCAATCTGTTCAGAAGCTAAAGATCTCGTTGAAACTGGCAAAGTTCAACTAGGAGAG GGAATGCTTAGTGAGGCATATGTAATATTTTCAGAAGCTTTCACAATTCTTCAGCAG GTTACTGGTCCGATGCATCGAGAGGTTGCAAACTGTTGCAG GTACTTGGCTATGGTCTTGTATCACGCTGGAGACATGGCTGGAGCGATAATGCAACAGCACAAGGAACTTATAATAAATGAACGCTGCCTCGGATTGGACCACCCTGATACTGCTCACAG TTATGGGAACATGGCTCTCTTCTACCATGGTCTTAACCAGACAGAACTTGCATTGCGTCATATGTCACGGGCATTACTTCTTTTAGGTTTATCTTCTGGTCCAGATCACCCTGATGTTGCTGCTACTTTCATAAATGTCGCCATGATGTACCAAGATATCGGGAAGATGGATACGGCCCTCAGGTACTTGCAAGAGGCACTGAAAAAGAATGAAAGACTGCTAGGAGAGGAACATATTCAAACTGCAGTGTGTTATCACGCTTTGGCAATTGCATTCAACTGTATGGGAGCCTTTAAGCTTTCTCACCAG CACGAAAAGAAAACATATGATATTCTTCTCAAACAACTTGGTGAGGACGATTCTCGTACGAAGGATTCTCAGAACTGGATGAAAACTTTCAAGATGCGTGAACTGCAA GTGAATGCACAAAAGCAGAAAGGACAGGCTTTGAATCCAACTTCGGCTCAGAAGGCTATTGATATAATTAAG GCCCATCCAGACCTGCTACAAGCATTTCAAGCTGCTGCAGTTGCTGGGAGTTCTAGTAATGCTAATGTTGCTGGAAAGAAAGCTTTCAATGGTGTTGGGGTTGGTGAAAGCTTTCCTCGGGCGAGGGGTTTGGATGAAAGAGCAAAGAAGAAAGCAGCAGCAAAGGCTCTTTTAGTGCGCAGGCATGGTAGTCCTGCACAGGCTTCACCATCCggaccgccaccaccaccaccaccatctgATGGTGCTGTAAACGAGGCCGCAAATGGTGGGAAGAAAGAAACCAACCAAACCTCAAACGGAGTTTTAAGTTCAGAAGGTCATGATACCAAGTCTGGTCAGCAAGATCAGGGTCCGGTTGGATTAGGCACGGGCTTGGCTGCTTTGGATGCCAAGAAGCTGAAAACGAAATCCAAAGCGAAAGCGGCATCAGCAGCTGCCGAGTCATCTAACTGA